A stretch of Henckelia pumila isolate YLH828 chromosome 4, ASM3356847v2, whole genome shotgun sequence DNA encodes these proteins:
- the LOC140894353 gene encoding probable serine/threonine-protein kinase At1g54610 yields the protein MGCICGKPYAIDDSNESPRERLSGKESSDLRAPRAVSSRREENLRLKDRLDSNSNSNEGGFIFVDKQVNGSSRLYVEQLEKKREKAECVTAAPHPGAGMVPRAIEGEEVAAGWPPWLAAVAGEAIKGWVPRRADSFEKLDKIGQGTYSNVYRARDLDAGKVVALKKVRFDNLEPESVRFMAREIHILRRLNHPNIVKLEGLVTSRMSCSLYLVFEYMEHDLAGLASHPGLKFTEPQVKCYMQQLLRGLDHCHSRGILHRDIKGSNLLIDNNGILKIADFGLASFFDPRQSQPLTSRVVTLWYRPPELLLGATHYGTAVDLWSTGCILAELYAGKPIMPGRTEVEQLHKIFKLCGSPSEEYWRKSKLPHATIFKPQQPYKRHVAETFKDFPAPALALIEILLSIDPADRGSAASALKNEFFMARPYPCDPSSLPKYPPSKEFDAKVRDEEARRQIAAGNKGQRHDQEKRGPRESRAVPAPDANAELVSSMQKRQGQSNPKSRSEMFNSHFEEAASGFPIEPPRPSQSVDEANNEPHGNIHKRASHSGPLVNRAAWAKAVKNMEDAPKNLAVAELTAMSGLVAARRSMLSEERRDKSFPQHEVPKLIARFPGSYKEVSSSAMSQVQKNNASANSQQHDDERTSNNPVLLGYGSKGNKIHYSGPLLVPSGKVDQMLKDNDRQIQEAVRRARLDKARMRKLQADRNQLSTNSLFVSGR from the exons ATGGGTTGTATATGTGGTAAGCCCTATGCCATTGATGACAGTAACGAGAGTCCAAGGGAGAGGCTATCAGGTAAGGAATCTTCGGATTTGCGGGCTCCAAGGGCTGTTTCTTCTCGGAGGGAGGAGAATTTGAGGTTGAAGGATAGGTTGGATAGTAATAGTAATAGCAACGAGGGCGGTTTCATATTTGTAGACAAGCAAGTCAATGGTTCATCTAGGTTGTATGTAGAACAATTGGAGAAGAAGCGAGAGAAGGCCGAGTGTGTAACTGCCGCTCCCCATCCTGGCGCGGGTATGGTTCCTAGGGCAATTGAAGGGGAAGAGGTAGCAGCTGGATGGCCACCATGGTTAGCTGCTGTGGCTGGCGAGGCTATTAAAGGGTGGGTCCCTAGGAGGGCGGACTCGTTCGAGAAATTGGATAAG ATTGGCCAGGGTACTTATAGTAATGTTTATCGTGCCCGTGATCTTGACGCGGGGAAGGTTGTTGCTTTGAAGAAAGTGAGATTTGATAATCTCGAGCCCGAGAGTGTTCGTTTTATGGCGAGGGAAATTCACATTTTGCGTAGGCTTAACCATCCAAATATAGTTAAATTGGAAGGTCTAGTTACGTCACGAATGTCTTGCAGCTTGTATCTTGTTTTTGAGTATATGGAGCATGATTTGGCGGGACTTGCGTCCCACCCTGGCCTCAAATTTACTGAACCTCAG GTTAAGTGCTATATGCAGCAACTTTTACGTGGGCTAGACCATTGCCATAGTCGTGGTATCCTTCATCGAGATATAAAAGGCTCCAACCTTTTGATTGACAATAATGGCATCCTGAAGATTGCAGACTTTGGTTTGGCTAGTTTCTTTGATCCTCGGCAAAGTCAACCACTGACCAGCCGTGTTGTGACCCTGTGGTATCGGCCACCAGAGCTTCTACTTGGTGCTACGCATTACGGTACTGCTGTAGACTTATGGAGTACTGGTTGCATACTTGCTGAATTATATGCTGGCAAGCCTATCATGCCAGGAAGAACAGAG GTTGAGCAGttgcataaaatttttaaactctgCGGGTCACCCTCTGAGGAGTATTGGAGAAAATCAAAGTTGCCCCATGCAACAATTTTCAAGCCCCAACAACCTTACAAACGTCATGTTGCCGAAACTTTCAAAGATTTCCCTGCACCCGCATTAGCACTCATAGAGATCTTGCTGTCCATAGATCCTGCAGATCGTGGATCTGCTGCCTCTGCTTTGAAGAATGAG TTCTTTATGGCAAGACCATATCCTTGTGATCCTTCAAGTTTGCCGAAGTACCCTCCTAGCAAAGAGTTTGATGCTAAAGTTCGAGATGAAGAAGCAAGAAG ACAAATAGCAGCTGGGAACAAAGGTCAAAGACATGACCAAGAAAAGAGAGGACCAAGAGAATCTCGTGCAGTACCTGCCCCTGATGCTAACGCTGAGTTAGTCTCGTCAATGCAG AAACGGCAGGGTCAGTCCAACCCCAAGAGCAGGAGTGAGATGTTCAACTCTCATTTTGAAGAAGCTGCATCTGGTTTTCCTATCGAACCACCAAGACCATCCCAATCTGTGGATGAAGCAAACAATGAGCCTCACGGAAATATCCACAAGAGAGCTTCCCATTCCGGGCCGTTGGTTAATCGAGCTGCCTGGGCAAAGGCTGTAAAGAACATGGAAGATGCTCCTAAAAACCTGGCTGTGGCTGAGTTAACAGCCATGTCTGGTTTAGTTGCTGCAAGAAGGAGCATGTTGTCTGAAGAGCGCAGGGATAAATCTTTTCCTCAACACGAAGTTCCAAAACTTATAGCCCGGTTTCCTGGATCATACAAAGAGGTTTCAAGTTCTGCAATGAGTCAAGTCCAGAAGAATAATGCAAGTGCCAACTCTCAGCAGCACGACGATGAAAGAACTAGCAACAATCCTGTACTT CTCGGTTATGGGTCGAAGGGAAACAAAATTCACTACTCAGGACCACTGCTGGTTCCATCAGGCAAAGTGGACCAGATGTTGAAGGATAACGACCGCCAAATTCAAGAAGCCGTACGACGAGCTCGACTGGACAAGGCGAGGATGAGAAAACTGCAGGCTGACAGAAACCAGCTATCCACAAATTCATTATTTGTTTCAGGCCGTTGA
- the LOC140865817 gene encoding protein SPA1-RELATED 4-like isoform X1, with the protein MEGSSESNWQRSDNSRGLNSSSLLDRNPRTFQARTVRSLGGNASHESGLVFVRKGSERTVWPYNNKTQAGEADGGAAGGRSLECNDVSLRQWLDNPERTVDALECLHIFSQIVDIVNLAHSQGIVVHNVRPSCFVMSSLNRVSFIESASCSDSGSDSMDYGENSQTAEFKGSASPSSHDLHSHSQSRSQLGIQDSGPPADVNPTSQMNSDASCLQSLSGQALQASEANGNERTGDKKNSFPMKQILLKESSWYSSPEEFGDCNNSCASDIYQLGVLLFELFCQFNSMEEKVTTMASLRHRVLPPQLLLKWPKEASFCLWLLHPEPSSRPKIGELLQSEFLSAPRDGIEEREAAIDLREKIEEQELLLEFLLLLQQRKQDTADSLNETISIMSSDIEEVSNLQTALRIKGGQRLEVAKNSTSGCQSIDITGADDSGSSGSRKRIRQGICDSNPGETSDHADEHQKLEMPSGYQGNVLSKNSRLMTNIRKLESAYFLTRRMAAKPRGRSLARHFPVNSDGRGSISATERSSISNPSSKERYNEQKQSGWINTFLEGLCKYLSFSKLKVKANLKQGDLLNSSNLVCSLSFDRDGEFFATAGVNKKIKVFEYNSILNEDRDIHYPVVEMASRSKLSSICWNGYIKGQIASSNFEGVVQVWDAMRNQIFMEMREHERRVWSVDFSVADPTVLASGSDDGTVKLWNINQGASVATIKTKANVCCVQFPTDSGRSLAFGSADHMIYYYDLRNSKMPLCTLVGHNKTVSYVKFIDSTTLVSASTDNTLKLWDLSMNTARVIDCPLQSFTGHLNVKNFVGLSVSEGYIATGSETNEVFVYHKAFPMPTLTYRFNSMDPISGDEVDDTTQFISSVCWRSQSSTLVAANSMGNIKLLEMA; encoded by the exons ATGGAAGGCTCGTCCGAGTCAAATTGGCAAAGGTCTGATAATTCTAGGGGGTTAAACTCTTCATCTTTACTGGATAGAAATCCCAGAACTTTTCAAGCAAGAACTGTCAGATCGTTGGGAGGCAATGCATCCCATGAATCTGGATTAGTATTCGTGAGAAAAGGGAGTGAACGAACTGTGTGGCCCTATAACAACAAAACTCAAGCTGGGGAAGCCGATGGTGGCGCAGCCGGAGGTCGGAGCTTGGAGTGCAATGACGTTAGTCTGAGACAGTGGTTGGATAATCCAGAAAGGACAGTGGATGCCCTTGAATGCCTTCACATATTTTCTCAAATAGTAGATATTGTTAACCTTGCACATTCTCAGGGAATTGTTGTTCACAATGTCCGCCCCTCGTGCTTTGTCATGTCTTCACTTAATCGTGTCTCTTTCATTGAATCTGCTTCTTGCTCGGATTCGGGTTCTGACTCGATGGACTACGGAGAAAACAGTCAAACAGCTGAGTTTAAGGGTTCCGCCTCACCATCATCCCATGATTTACACTCACACTCTCAATCAAGAAGTCAGTTAGGCATACAAGATTCTGGGCCCCCGGCTGATGTGAATCCCACTTCCCAGATGAATTCGGATGCCAGTTGCTTGCAATCATTATCGGGTCAGGCTTTGCAAGCCTCAGAAGCCAATGGGAACGAACGAACAGGTGATAAGAAGAACTCCTTTCCAATGAAACAAATATTGCTAAAAGAATCCAGTTGGTACAGCAGTCCAGAAGAGTTTGGCGACTGTAATAATTCCTGTGCTTCCGATATTTATCAACTTGGTGTCCTGCTCTTTGAG TTATTTTGCCAGTTTAATTCAATGGAAGAGAAAGTCACGACTATGGCAAGCCTGAGACACCGGGTCCTCCCTCCTCAGTTACTTCTCAAGTGGCCTAAAGAAGCTTCGTTTTGCTTATGGTTGCTACATCCAGAGCCAAGTAGCAGACCAAAAATAGG TGAGTTGCTGCAAAGCGAGTTTTTGAGTGCACCAAGAGATGGCATAGAAGAACGAGAAGCTGCCATAGACCTTCGAGAGAAGATAGAGGAGCAAGAGCTGTTGTTGGAGTTTCTTCTGCTACTGCAACAAAGGAAGCAGGATACTGCAGATAGCTTGAACGAGACAATATCCATTATGTCTTCTGACATAGAAGAAGTCTCAAATCTGCAGACAGCTCTTAGAATAAAAGGAGGCCAAAGGTTAGAGGTGGCCAAGAATTCTACCTCAGGTTGCCAGTCAATTGACATTACTGGCGCTGATGATTCTGGTAGTTCAGGTTCTAGAAAGAGAATTAGGCAGGGCATATGTGACAGCAACCCAGGTGAAACTTCCGACCACGCAGATGAACATCAGAAGCTAGAGATGCCTTCTGGATATCAGGGGAACGTTCTCTCCAAAAATTCTAGACTGATGACTAATATTAGGAAACTGGAATCAGCTTACTTTTTAACGAGACGCATGGCTGCCAAACCGAGAGGCAGATCATTGGCCAGACATTTTCCCGTCAATAGTGATGGTAGAGGATCTATTTCAGCAACTGAAAGAAGTTCCATCAGTAATCCATCATCAAAAGAAAGATACAATGAGCAAAAGCAAAGTGGATGGATAAACACATTTCTTGAAGGGCTATGCAAGTACCTATCTTTTAGTAAGCTCAAAGTTAAAGCAAACTTAAAGCAAGGGGATCTCTTAAATTCCTCCAACCTCGTATGCTCCCTTAGTTTTGACCGTGATGGGGAGTTTTTTGCGACTGCTGGTGTAAACAAGAAGATAAAAGTTTTTGAATACAATTCTATCTTAAATGAAGACCGTGATATTCACTATCCTGTGGTTGAAATGGCAAGTAGATCGAAGCTAAGCAGCATATGTTGGAATGGCTATATTAAAGGTCAGATTGCTTCAAGTAACTTTGAAGGCGTGGTGCAA GTGTGGGATGCCATGAGAaaccaaattttcatggaaaTGAGAGAACACGAGCGTCGTGTGTGGTCTGTAGACTTTTCAGTGGCTGATCCAACTGTGCTGGCTAGCGGGAGCGATGATGGTACCGTCAAGCTCTGGAATATCAATCAG GGAGCAAGTGTTGCTACCATTAAGACAAAGGCTAATGTCTGCTGTGTTCAATTTCCGACCGACTCCGGTCGCTCTCTTGCATTTGGTTCAGCTGATCATATGATATATTACTATGATCTTCGTAACTCAAAAATGCCCCTTTGCACTCTAGTTGGTCATAATAAAACAGTGAGCTACGTGAAGTTCATAGATTCAACAACTCTTGTGTCTGCATCCACGGATAACACACTAAAGCTCTGGGATTTGTCAATGAATACAGCGAGAGTTATCGATTGTCCTCTGCAGTCGTTCACTGGCCACCTTAATGTAAAG aattttgttGGTTTGTCTGTATCTGAAGGCTACATTGCAACTGGCTCAGAAACAAATGAG GTTTTTGTTTATCACAAAGCATTTCCCATGCCAACGCTAACATACAGATTTAATAGCATGGATCCAATTTCCGGTGATGAAGTGGATGATACCACACAGTTCATTTCTTCTGTATGTTGGCGCAGCCAGTCTTCCACGTTAGTTGCTGCAAATTCAATGGGAAATATTAAGCTTCTGGAGATGGCTTGA
- the LOC140865817 gene encoding protein SPA1-RELATED 4-like isoform X2: MEGSSESNWQRSDNSRGLNSSSLLDRNPRTFQARTVRSLGGNASHESGLVFVRKGSERTVWPYNNKTQAGEADGGAAGGRSLECNDVSLRQWLDNPERTVDALECLHIFSQIVDIVNLAHSQGIVVHNVRPSCFVMSSLNRVSFIESASCSDSGSDSMDYGENSQTAEFKGSASPSSHDLHSHSQSRSQLGIQDSGPPADVNPTSQMNSDASCLQSLSGQALQASEANGNERTGDKKNSFPMKQILLKESSWYSSPEEFGDCNNSCASDIYQLGVLLFEFNSMEEKVTTMASLRHRVLPPQLLLKWPKEASFCLWLLHPEPSSRPKIGELLQSEFLSAPRDGIEEREAAIDLREKIEEQELLLEFLLLLQQRKQDTADSLNETISIMSSDIEEVSNLQTALRIKGGQRLEVAKNSTSGCQSIDITGADDSGSSGSRKRIRQGICDSNPGETSDHADEHQKLEMPSGYQGNVLSKNSRLMTNIRKLESAYFLTRRMAAKPRGRSLARHFPVNSDGRGSISATERSSISNPSSKERYNEQKQSGWINTFLEGLCKYLSFSKLKVKANLKQGDLLNSSNLVCSLSFDRDGEFFATAGVNKKIKVFEYNSILNEDRDIHYPVVEMASRSKLSSICWNGYIKGQIASSNFEGVVQVWDAMRNQIFMEMREHERRVWSVDFSVADPTVLASGSDDGTVKLWNINQGASVATIKTKANVCCVQFPTDSGRSLAFGSADHMIYYYDLRNSKMPLCTLVGHNKTVSYVKFIDSTTLVSASTDNTLKLWDLSMNTARVIDCPLQSFTGHLNVKNFVGLSVSEGYIATGSETNEVFVYHKAFPMPTLTYRFNSMDPISGDEVDDTTQFISSVCWRSQSSTLVAANSMGNIKLLEMA, translated from the exons ATGGAAGGCTCGTCCGAGTCAAATTGGCAAAGGTCTGATAATTCTAGGGGGTTAAACTCTTCATCTTTACTGGATAGAAATCCCAGAACTTTTCAAGCAAGAACTGTCAGATCGTTGGGAGGCAATGCATCCCATGAATCTGGATTAGTATTCGTGAGAAAAGGGAGTGAACGAACTGTGTGGCCCTATAACAACAAAACTCAAGCTGGGGAAGCCGATGGTGGCGCAGCCGGAGGTCGGAGCTTGGAGTGCAATGACGTTAGTCTGAGACAGTGGTTGGATAATCCAGAAAGGACAGTGGATGCCCTTGAATGCCTTCACATATTTTCTCAAATAGTAGATATTGTTAACCTTGCACATTCTCAGGGAATTGTTGTTCACAATGTCCGCCCCTCGTGCTTTGTCATGTCTTCACTTAATCGTGTCTCTTTCATTGAATCTGCTTCTTGCTCGGATTCGGGTTCTGACTCGATGGACTACGGAGAAAACAGTCAAACAGCTGAGTTTAAGGGTTCCGCCTCACCATCATCCCATGATTTACACTCACACTCTCAATCAAGAAGTCAGTTAGGCATACAAGATTCTGGGCCCCCGGCTGATGTGAATCCCACTTCCCAGATGAATTCGGATGCCAGTTGCTTGCAATCATTATCGGGTCAGGCTTTGCAAGCCTCAGAAGCCAATGGGAACGAACGAACAGGTGATAAGAAGAACTCCTTTCCAATGAAACAAATATTGCTAAAAGAATCCAGTTGGTACAGCAGTCCAGAAGAGTTTGGCGACTGTAATAATTCCTGTGCTTCCGATATTTATCAACTTGGTGTCCTGCTCTTTGAG TTTAATTCAATGGAAGAGAAAGTCACGACTATGGCAAGCCTGAGACACCGGGTCCTCCCTCCTCAGTTACTTCTCAAGTGGCCTAAAGAAGCTTCGTTTTGCTTATGGTTGCTACATCCAGAGCCAAGTAGCAGACCAAAAATAGG TGAGTTGCTGCAAAGCGAGTTTTTGAGTGCACCAAGAGATGGCATAGAAGAACGAGAAGCTGCCATAGACCTTCGAGAGAAGATAGAGGAGCAAGAGCTGTTGTTGGAGTTTCTTCTGCTACTGCAACAAAGGAAGCAGGATACTGCAGATAGCTTGAACGAGACAATATCCATTATGTCTTCTGACATAGAAGAAGTCTCAAATCTGCAGACAGCTCTTAGAATAAAAGGAGGCCAAAGGTTAGAGGTGGCCAAGAATTCTACCTCAGGTTGCCAGTCAATTGACATTACTGGCGCTGATGATTCTGGTAGTTCAGGTTCTAGAAAGAGAATTAGGCAGGGCATATGTGACAGCAACCCAGGTGAAACTTCCGACCACGCAGATGAACATCAGAAGCTAGAGATGCCTTCTGGATATCAGGGGAACGTTCTCTCCAAAAATTCTAGACTGATGACTAATATTAGGAAACTGGAATCAGCTTACTTTTTAACGAGACGCATGGCTGCCAAACCGAGAGGCAGATCATTGGCCAGACATTTTCCCGTCAATAGTGATGGTAGAGGATCTATTTCAGCAACTGAAAGAAGTTCCATCAGTAATCCATCATCAAAAGAAAGATACAATGAGCAAAAGCAAAGTGGATGGATAAACACATTTCTTGAAGGGCTATGCAAGTACCTATCTTTTAGTAAGCTCAAAGTTAAAGCAAACTTAAAGCAAGGGGATCTCTTAAATTCCTCCAACCTCGTATGCTCCCTTAGTTTTGACCGTGATGGGGAGTTTTTTGCGACTGCTGGTGTAAACAAGAAGATAAAAGTTTTTGAATACAATTCTATCTTAAATGAAGACCGTGATATTCACTATCCTGTGGTTGAAATGGCAAGTAGATCGAAGCTAAGCAGCATATGTTGGAATGGCTATATTAAAGGTCAGATTGCTTCAAGTAACTTTGAAGGCGTGGTGCAA GTGTGGGATGCCATGAGAaaccaaattttcatggaaaTGAGAGAACACGAGCGTCGTGTGTGGTCTGTAGACTTTTCAGTGGCTGATCCAACTGTGCTGGCTAGCGGGAGCGATGATGGTACCGTCAAGCTCTGGAATATCAATCAG GGAGCAAGTGTTGCTACCATTAAGACAAAGGCTAATGTCTGCTGTGTTCAATTTCCGACCGACTCCGGTCGCTCTCTTGCATTTGGTTCAGCTGATCATATGATATATTACTATGATCTTCGTAACTCAAAAATGCCCCTTTGCACTCTAGTTGGTCATAATAAAACAGTGAGCTACGTGAAGTTCATAGATTCAACAACTCTTGTGTCTGCATCCACGGATAACACACTAAAGCTCTGGGATTTGTCAATGAATACAGCGAGAGTTATCGATTGTCCTCTGCAGTCGTTCACTGGCCACCTTAATGTAAAG aattttgttGGTTTGTCTGTATCTGAAGGCTACATTGCAACTGGCTCAGAAACAAATGAG GTTTTTGTTTATCACAAAGCATTTCCCATGCCAACGCTAACATACAGATTTAATAGCATGGATCCAATTTCCGGTGATGAAGTGGATGATACCACACAGTTCATTTCTTCTGTATGTTGGCGCAGCCAGTCTTCCACGTTAGTTGCTGCAAATTCAATGGGAAATATTAAGCTTCTGGAGATGGCTTGA
- the LOC140865817 gene encoding protein SPA1-RELATED 3-like isoform X3, producing the protein MEGSSESNWQRSDNSRGLNSSSLLDRNPRTFQARTVRSLGGNASHESGLVFVRKGSERTVWPYNNKTQAGEADGGAAGGRSLECNDVSLRQWLDNPERTVDALECLHIFSQIVDIVNLAHSQGIVVHNVRPSCFVMSSLNRVSFIESASCSDSGSDSMDYGENSQTAEFKGSASPSSHDLHSHSQSRSQLGIQDSGPPADVNPTSQMNSDASCLQSLSGQALQASEANGNERTGDKKNSFPMKQILLKESSWYSSPEEFGDCNNSCASDIYQLGVLLFELFCQFNSMEEKVTTMASLRHRVLPPQLLLKWPKEASFCLWLLHPEPSSRPKIGELLQSEFLSAPRDGIEEREAAIDLREKIEEQELLLEFLLLLQQRKQDTADSLNETISIMSSDIEEVSNLQTALRIKGGQRLEVAKNSTSGCQSIDITGADDSGSSGSRKRIRQGICDSNPGETSDHADEHQKLEMPSGYQGNVLSKNSRLMTNIRKLESAYFLTRRMAAKPRGRSLARHFPVNSDGRGSISATERSSISNPSSKERYNEQKQSGWINTFLEGLCKYLSFSKLKVKANLKQGDLLNSSNLVCSLSFDRDGEFFATAGVNKKIKVFEYNSILNEDRDIHYPVVEMASRSKLSSICWNGYIKGQIASSNFEGVVQVWDAMRNQIFMEMREHERRVWSVDFSVADPTVLASGSDDGTVKLWNINQAILFLHLVDVSF; encoded by the exons ATGGAAGGCTCGTCCGAGTCAAATTGGCAAAGGTCTGATAATTCTAGGGGGTTAAACTCTTCATCTTTACTGGATAGAAATCCCAGAACTTTTCAAGCAAGAACTGTCAGATCGTTGGGAGGCAATGCATCCCATGAATCTGGATTAGTATTCGTGAGAAAAGGGAGTGAACGAACTGTGTGGCCCTATAACAACAAAACTCAAGCTGGGGAAGCCGATGGTGGCGCAGCCGGAGGTCGGAGCTTGGAGTGCAATGACGTTAGTCTGAGACAGTGGTTGGATAATCCAGAAAGGACAGTGGATGCCCTTGAATGCCTTCACATATTTTCTCAAATAGTAGATATTGTTAACCTTGCACATTCTCAGGGAATTGTTGTTCACAATGTCCGCCCCTCGTGCTTTGTCATGTCTTCACTTAATCGTGTCTCTTTCATTGAATCTGCTTCTTGCTCGGATTCGGGTTCTGACTCGATGGACTACGGAGAAAACAGTCAAACAGCTGAGTTTAAGGGTTCCGCCTCACCATCATCCCATGATTTACACTCACACTCTCAATCAAGAAGTCAGTTAGGCATACAAGATTCTGGGCCCCCGGCTGATGTGAATCCCACTTCCCAGATGAATTCGGATGCCAGTTGCTTGCAATCATTATCGGGTCAGGCTTTGCAAGCCTCAGAAGCCAATGGGAACGAACGAACAGGTGATAAGAAGAACTCCTTTCCAATGAAACAAATATTGCTAAAAGAATCCAGTTGGTACAGCAGTCCAGAAGAGTTTGGCGACTGTAATAATTCCTGTGCTTCCGATATTTATCAACTTGGTGTCCTGCTCTTTGAG TTATTTTGCCAGTTTAATTCAATGGAAGAGAAAGTCACGACTATGGCAAGCCTGAGACACCGGGTCCTCCCTCCTCAGTTACTTCTCAAGTGGCCTAAAGAAGCTTCGTTTTGCTTATGGTTGCTACATCCAGAGCCAAGTAGCAGACCAAAAATAGG TGAGTTGCTGCAAAGCGAGTTTTTGAGTGCACCAAGAGATGGCATAGAAGAACGAGAAGCTGCCATAGACCTTCGAGAGAAGATAGAGGAGCAAGAGCTGTTGTTGGAGTTTCTTCTGCTACTGCAACAAAGGAAGCAGGATACTGCAGATAGCTTGAACGAGACAATATCCATTATGTCTTCTGACATAGAAGAAGTCTCAAATCTGCAGACAGCTCTTAGAATAAAAGGAGGCCAAAGGTTAGAGGTGGCCAAGAATTCTACCTCAGGTTGCCAGTCAATTGACATTACTGGCGCTGATGATTCTGGTAGTTCAGGTTCTAGAAAGAGAATTAGGCAGGGCATATGTGACAGCAACCCAGGTGAAACTTCCGACCACGCAGATGAACATCAGAAGCTAGAGATGCCTTCTGGATATCAGGGGAACGTTCTCTCCAAAAATTCTAGACTGATGACTAATATTAGGAAACTGGAATCAGCTTACTTTTTAACGAGACGCATGGCTGCCAAACCGAGAGGCAGATCATTGGCCAGACATTTTCCCGTCAATAGTGATGGTAGAGGATCTATTTCAGCAACTGAAAGAAGTTCCATCAGTAATCCATCATCAAAAGAAAGATACAATGAGCAAAAGCAAAGTGGATGGATAAACACATTTCTTGAAGGGCTATGCAAGTACCTATCTTTTAGTAAGCTCAAAGTTAAAGCAAACTTAAAGCAAGGGGATCTCTTAAATTCCTCCAACCTCGTATGCTCCCTTAGTTTTGACCGTGATGGGGAGTTTTTTGCGACTGCTGGTGTAAACAAGAAGATAAAAGTTTTTGAATACAATTCTATCTTAAATGAAGACCGTGATATTCACTATCCTGTGGTTGAAATGGCAAGTAGATCGAAGCTAAGCAGCATATGTTGGAATGGCTATATTAAAGGTCAGATTGCTTCAAGTAACTTTGAAGGCGTGGTGCAA GTGTGGGATGCCATGAGAaaccaaattttcatggaaaTGAGAGAACACGAGCGTCGTGTGTGGTCTGTAGACTTTTCAGTGGCTGATCCAACTGTGCTGGCTAGCGGGAGCGATGATGGTACCGTCAAGCTCTGGAATATCAATCAGGCAATTCTATTTTTGCACTTGGTGGATGTCAGCTTTTGA